A section of the Gloeobacter violaceus PCC 7421 genome encodes:
- a CDS encoding type I glyceraldehyde-3-phosphate dehydrogenase, with protein MTIKVAINGFGRIGRNFLRCWLGRKQSDFEVVAINDTSDPNTNAHLLKYDSMLGQFSGEVSADENSLTANGHTIKCFSDRNPLNLPWKDWGVDLVIESTGVFTSRDGASKHLAAGAKKVLITAPGKNDDGTFVMGVNDHNYDPEKHTIISNASCTTNCLAPVAKVLHENFKIVKGTMTTIHSYTGDQRLLDASHRDWRRARAAALSIVPTSTGAAKAIGLVLPELKGKLDGLAFRVPTPNVSVVDLVVEVEKPTLVEQVNHVLKEASENELKGILAFSEIPLVSIDYRITDVSSIVDAQLTMVLKDNLVKVISWYDNEWGYSQRVVDLAELVARKWAA; from the coding sequence ATGACGATTAAAGTAGCAATCAACGGCTTCGGGAGGATCGGGCGCAACTTCTTGCGCTGCTGGTTGGGTCGCAAACAGTCGGATTTTGAAGTCGTTGCCATCAACGACACCTCCGACCCCAACACCAATGCACACCTGCTTAAGTACGATTCGATGCTGGGCCAGTTCAGCGGCGAGGTGAGCGCCGACGAAAATTCGCTCACCGCCAACGGTCACACCATCAAGTGCTTTTCCGACCGCAATCCGCTCAATCTACCCTGGAAGGATTGGGGTGTCGATCTGGTGATCGAATCGACGGGTGTATTCACCAGCCGCGACGGTGCCTCCAAGCACCTTGCCGCCGGCGCCAAAAAAGTGCTCATCACCGCGCCGGGCAAGAATGACGACGGCACCTTCGTCATGGGTGTCAACGATCACAACTACGACCCTGAGAAGCACACGATTATCTCCAATGCTTCTTGCACCACCAACTGCCTGGCCCCGGTGGCCAAGGTGCTCCACGAGAACTTCAAGATCGTCAAGGGCACGATGACCACCATCCACAGCTACACCGGCGACCAGCGCCTGCTCGATGCGAGCCACCGCGACTGGCGCCGCGCCCGCGCTGCTGCCCTCAGCATCGTGCCCACCAGCACCGGGGCGGCCAAGGCCATCGGCCTGGTGCTGCCCGAACTGAAGGGCAAGCTGGATGGTCTGGCCTTCCGGGTGCCCACCCCCAACGTCTCGGTGGTGGACCTGGTGGTCGAAGTCGAAAAACCCACCCTTGTCGAGCAGGTCAACCACGTCCTCAAAGAGGCCTCCGAGAACGAACTCAAAGGCATCCTCGCCTTTAGCGAAATTCCGCTAGTGTCGATCGACTACCGGATTACCGACGTCTCGTCGATCGTGGACGCCCAGCTCACCATGGTGCTCAAGGACAACCTGGTAAAGGTGATCTCCTGGTACGACAACGAGTGGGGCTACTCCCAGCGCGTCGTCGATTTGGCCGAACTGGTCGCCCGCAAGTGGGCAGCTTAA
- the rdgB gene encoding RdgB/HAM1 family non-canonical purine NTP pyrophosphatase: protein MMRFLILATNNQGKLQELRRLLAGTGWVVQAAPPDFAVEETGTTFAENARLKALAAAERTGEWSVGDDSGLAVDALGGAPGVYSARYGRNDGERISRLLAALAGQADRGARFICAIALAEPGRVLKEVEAECRGVILHAPRGNGGFGYDPIFLVPELDKTFAELDIVEKERHSHRGRAVRKLLSGCSRGTFIVDH from the coding sequence ATGATGCGTTTCCTAATATTGGCAACAAACAATCAAGGAAAGCTACAGGAACTGCGCCGTTTACTCGCTGGCACGGGCTGGGTGGTGCAGGCGGCCCCGCCGGATTTTGCGGTGGAGGAAACCGGGACGACCTTTGCTGAGAACGCTCGCCTCAAGGCCCTCGCGGCGGCGGAGCGCACGGGGGAGTGGAGTGTGGGGGACGATTCGGGTTTGGCGGTCGACGCCCTCGGCGGAGCGCCGGGAGTGTATTCGGCGCGCTACGGCCGCAACGACGGTGAGCGCATCTCCCGCCTGCTCGCTGCGCTGGCGGGGCAAGCCGACCGGGGTGCGCGCTTCATCTGCGCCATCGCCCTGGCCGAACCCGGCCGGGTACTGAAAGAGGTCGAAGCCGAATGCCGGGGCGTCATCCTGCACGCCCCGCGCGGCAACGGCGGCTTTGGCTACGACCCGATTTTTCTGGTGCCCGAACTGGACAAAACCTTTGCCGAACTCGACATCGTCGAGAAAGAGCGCCACAGCCACCGGGGCCGGGCAGTGCGCAAGTTGCTCTCGGGGTGCAGCCGAGGTACGTTCATTGTTGACCATTAG
- a CDS encoding PRC-barrel domain-containing protein codes for MSIQEGVLKYSELINRPILDLRTTEELGRVDNLSTVEDAHRVAGIIYKSGFLGGQKKTLLLSQIRAIGPDALMVNTDGETDEQIKSGESLVGHEVWTDGGSRIGKITDFLFDGQTGVISHYLFAASGWSGITDGTYLLEASAITTPGKKRVIVNEAVAKSSTLYSEGLKQRLGTALEQAKERSQSLTDQLKERTAALGEQAKGLVDQAKERGQVLGEQAKERAAALGEQARELADQAIERGQSLVESTQERLHPPTTDVEATVVEEPQPLPPAEPVDSSVTPSEPLEPQPKDPHTPH; via the coding sequence ATGAGTATTCAAGAAGGCGTTCTCAAGTACAGCGAACTCATCAACCGTCCCATCCTCGATTTGCGTACCACCGAGGAACTGGGCCGTGTCGACAACCTCTCGACGGTAGAGGACGCCCACCGCGTGGCGGGCATTATTTATAAGTCCGGTTTTTTGGGGGGCCAGAAGAAGACTTTGCTGCTCAGCCAGATCCGGGCCATTGGACCTGACGCCCTCATGGTCAACACCGATGGCGAAACCGACGAACAGATCAAATCCGGTGAGTCGCTGGTCGGTCACGAAGTCTGGACCGACGGCGGCAGCCGCATCGGCAAGATCACCGATTTTCTGTTCGACGGCCAGACCGGGGTAATCAGCCATTATCTGTTCGCGGCTTCCGGCTGGAGCGGCATCACCGACGGCACCTACCTGCTCGAAGCGTCCGCCATTACCACCCCCGGCAAGAAGCGGGTGATCGTGAACGAAGCGGTGGCCAAATCGAGCACGCTGTATTCCGAGGGACTCAAGCAACGCCTCGGTACTGCCCTGGAGCAGGCCAAGGAGCGCAGCCAATCGCTCACCGATCAGCTCAAAGAACGCACCGCCGCCCTGGGCGAGCAGGCCAAGGGATTGGTTGACCAGGCCAAAGAGCGCGGCCAGGTTCTCGGTGAACAGGCCAAAGAGCGCGCCGCCGCCCTGGGTGAGCAGGCCCGCGAACTGGCGGACCAAGCTATAGAGCGTGGTCAATCGCTGGTCGAATCGACCCAGGAGCGTCTGCATCCGCCGACTACCGATGTCGAGGCGACCGTCGTCGAGGAACCACAGCCGTTGCCGCCTGCGGAGCCGGTCGACAGCAGCGTCACCCCGAGCGAACCACTCGAACCACAGCCCAAAGATCCGCACACCCCGCATTAA
- a CDS encoding CobW family GTP-binding protein, with the protein MESNRVPVTVLTGFLGSGKTTLLNRILTEEHGKRIAVIENEFGEIGIDQALVVNAEEEIFEMNNGCICCTVRGDLIRIIGSLMRRKDKFDHILVETTGLADPSPVAQTFFVDDEMRSQLKLDGIVTVVDARHIWQHIDQSDQCKEQIAFADVILLNKTDLVTPEELDTLEQRVRSMNALARVHRTQNAAVEMDRVLEIGGFDLERALAVKPTFLEPEYPFEWGGIYELAAGTYTLALQDGPDSSMTLALFAAEGTDEAALEAAQQEAVPLFSQQAPPVHPKGALVPQAAPVALNLAKAGAKDFFLEIQMAGTYSLFTQHRPEEFDLTVHAADGATRTPRIGRTFEAGHTHDEEVTSVGIEVQGAVDPKKLSAWLSVLLREQGVDIFRTKGILHLQGDNRRYVFQGVHMLFDSSADRPWGSDEPRTNQLVFIGRNLDRNRLVREFKACLV; encoded by the coding sequence ATGGAAAGTAACCGTGTACCGGTGACAGTTCTGACCGGTTTTTTGGGTTCGGGGAAGACGACGCTCTTGAACCGCATCCTCACCGAGGAGCACGGCAAGCGCATCGCCGTCATCGAGAACGAGTTCGGCGAAATCGGCATCGACCAGGCCCTGGTCGTCAACGCCGAAGAAGAAATCTTCGAGATGAACAACGGTTGCATCTGCTGCACCGTCCGCGGCGACCTCATCCGGATCATCGGCAGCCTGATGCGCCGCAAGGACAAGTTCGACCACATCCTGGTCGAGACCACGGGGCTCGCGGACCCCTCGCCCGTGGCCCAAACGTTCTTCGTCGACGACGAGATGCGCAGTCAACTCAAGCTCGACGGCATCGTGACGGTGGTGGATGCCCGGCACATCTGGCAGCACATCGACCAGAGCGATCAGTGCAAGGAGCAGATTGCCTTCGCCGACGTCATCCTGCTCAACAAAACCGACCTCGTCACCCCCGAAGAGCTGGACACCCTGGAGCAACGGGTACGCTCGATGAACGCCCTGGCGCGTGTCCATCGCACCCAAAATGCAGCGGTGGAGATGGACCGGGTGCTTGAGATCGGCGGATTTGATCTGGAGCGGGCGCTCGCGGTCAAGCCGACTTTTCTGGAACCGGAATACCCCTTCGAGTGGGGTGGGATCTACGAACTGGCGGCCGGAACCTACACGCTTGCCCTGCAGGATGGTCCTGATTCGAGCATGACGCTTGCCCTCTTCGCGGCCGAAGGTACCGACGAGGCCGCCCTGGAAGCTGCCCAGCAAGAGGCGGTGCCCCTCTTCTCGCAGCAGGCACCGCCGGTCCATCCCAAAGGCGCGCTGGTGCCCCAGGCAGCACCCGTCGCCCTCAACCTGGCGAAGGCGGGCGCGAAAGACTTTTTCCTTGAAATCCAGATGGCGGGGACCTACTCCCTTTTCACCCAGCACCGCCCGGAAGAATTCGACCTGACGGTGCACGCCGCCGACGGTGCCACCCGTACACCCCGAATCGGACGGACTTTCGAGGCGGGGCACACCCACGACGAGGAGGTGACCTCGGTGGGTATCGAAGTGCAAGGGGCGGTCGACCCAAAGAAGTTGAGCGCCTGGCTGAGCGTTCTGTTGCGCGAACAGGGGGTCGATATCTTTCGGACAAAGGGCATTCTCCACCTGCAGGGCGACAACCGCCGCTATGTGTTTCAGGGCGTGCACATGCTCTTCGATAGCAGCGCCGATCGGCCCTGGGGCAGCGACGAACCCCGCACCAATCAACTGGTCTTCATCGGCCGCAACCTCGATCGCAACCGGCTGGTGCGGGAGTTCAAAGCGTGTCTGGTCTGA
- a CDS encoding WD40 repeat domain-containing protein, producing the protein MSGLKRSRNSHTLAERWRTGLEDYVTATAWSADGTLLAAATASGPVALLAGDTGEVAATLPGHPSGTLTLAWSPRDRYLATGGQDGRARLWDPTTGREMAALEGGAAWVEHLAWSDAPYLLATAAGRRLNLWSADGQLIRTAEPPHTSTISGLVWHPGQRRFATSCYGAVRLHLPLKPEPADVFEYQGSLIALSWSPDGRWIVCGCQDATVHIWETTSGEDLQMRGFETKVRNLSWEPGGRYLATASGMIITVWDFSGRGPANTRPRLLSAHQGSVTGLAYQHRGGLLASGSSDGSVCLWNPLKQTKPVAFAQGNAPVDNLAWRPDDQSFVCGLASGEVSAWGVPTEGRGFGRH; encoded by the coding sequence GTGTCTGGTCTGAAGCGCTCCAGAAACTCGCACACCCTGGCGGAGCGCTGGCGCACGGGTCTGGAAGACTACGTCACCGCCACGGCCTGGTCCGCGGATGGCACGTTGCTCGCGGCGGCAACCGCTTCGGGGCCCGTGGCCCTTCTGGCGGGCGACACCGGCGAGGTGGCGGCCACCCTGCCGGGCCATCCTTCCGGCACCCTCACCCTCGCCTGGTCGCCCCGGGACCGATACCTGGCCACGGGCGGTCAGGATGGCAGAGCCCGGCTCTGGGATCCGACCACCGGTCGCGAGATGGCAGCGCTCGAGGGTGGTGCCGCCTGGGTCGAGCACCTCGCCTGGTCCGACGCCCCCTACCTCCTCGCCACCGCCGCGGGCCGCCGCCTCAACCTCTGGAGCGCGGACGGTCAACTCATCCGCACCGCCGAGCCCCCGCACACAAGCACGATCTCCGGCCTGGTGTGGCATCCGGGGCAGAGGCGCTTCGCCACCAGTTGCTACGGGGCCGTCCGGCTCCACCTGCCCCTGAAGCCCGAACCCGCCGACGTCTTCGAGTACCAGGGGTCGCTCATCGCTTTGAGCTGGAGCCCGGACGGGCGATGGATCGTCTGCGGCTGTCAGGACGCCACGGTGCACATCTGGGAGACAACGAGCGGCGAAGATCTCCAGATGCGCGGCTTCGAGACGAAAGTGCGCAATTTGTCCTGGGAGCCCGGCGGCCGCTACCTGGCCACGGCGAGCGGCATGATCATCACCGTCTGGGACTTCTCTGGCCGCGGTCCGGCCAACACCCGACCGCGGCTACTGTCTGCCCATCAAGGCAGTGTCACGGGTCTTGCCTACCAGCATCGAGGCGGCCTGCTTGCCTCCGGCAGCAGCGACGGAAGCGTCTGCCTCTGGAATCCCCTCAAGCAAACCAAACCGGTTGCTTTTGCCCAGGGGAACGCCCCGGTGGACAACCTCGCCTGGCGCCCGGATGATCAGAGCTTTGTCTGCGGCCTGGCCTCGGGCGAAGTGAGCGCCTGGGGAGTACCCACCGAGGGCCGGGGGTTCGGCAGGCATTGA
- the folP gene encoding dihydropteroate synthase, producing the protein MTQIVGIVNITTDSFSDGGQFLDAERAIGHARRLRGEGAHWIDLGAESSNPDGEQVTAEIEAERLAPVVAALSADGVSVAVDTCKSSVMVRCLELGARMINDITALADPRSVEVLKTFRVPVVLMFARNRQARAEQRPGDCETVWNEIEAFFSGRIDRLLGAGLQERQLILDPGMGFFLGSNPEPSLRVLAHVDRLGRFGLPVYLSVSRKSFIGSVLGGRPAGGRDHGTLAAEIWAYLAGVDYLRTHAVAPLSDAIRVIAAIRAQALA; encoded by the coding sequence ATGACCCAGATAGTCGGCATCGTCAACATTACTACCGATTCCTTTTCGGACGGAGGCCAGTTTCTCGATGCTGAGCGGGCCATCGGTCATGCACGGCGGCTGCGCGGTGAGGGCGCCCACTGGATCGACCTGGGTGCAGAATCGAGCAACCCTGACGGTGAACAGGTTACAGCAGAAATAGAAGCAGAGCGCCTCGCCCCGGTCGTTGCCGCACTGAGCGCGGACGGGGTCTCCGTGGCGGTCGACACTTGCAAAAGCTCGGTGATGGTTCGTTGTCTGGAACTGGGCGCTCGGATGATCAACGACATCACCGCCCTTGCAGATCCGCGCAGTGTCGAAGTGCTCAAAACTTTTCGGGTGCCGGTGGTGCTGATGTTTGCGCGCAACCGGCAGGCCCGCGCCGAGCAGCGGCCCGGGGATTGCGAAACGGTCTGGAATGAAATCGAAGCGTTTTTTTCGGGGCGGATCGACCGGTTGCTGGGTGCCGGTCTGCAGGAGCGACAGTTGATACTTGACCCCGGCATGGGTTTTTTTTTGGGCAGCAACCCCGAACCGAGTCTGAGGGTGCTTGCCCACGTTGACCGACTGGGCCGCTTCGGCTTGCCGGTGTACTTGAGTGTTTCGCGCAAGTCGTTTATCGGCAGCGTACTGGGGGGGCGCCCTGCCGGGGGGCGAGACCACGGTACCCTGGCCGCCGAAATCTGGGCGTATCTGGCCGGTGTGGATTACCTGCGCACCCACGCAGTCGCTCCGCTCAGCGACGCTATCCGAGTGATTGCAGCAATTCGGGCGCAAGCGCTGGCCTGA
- the pth gene encoding aminoacyl-tRNA hydrolase produces MELRLFVGLGNPGLQYTQTRHNAGFLAVDALAKRWQCSWVEKSRFKGYLAEGAGPGGRAILLKPTTYMNHSGQSVRAVADYFRLPPQQLLVLYDEVALPLGKIRLRPEGSAAGHNGIKSLIEHLGTNQFARLRIGIGREPPPPVLTNYVLGKFAPEEQEQLPAILDGCVEAVEAVLAKGLEKAMSIYNARSFGSPPDP; encoded by the coding sequence ATGGAACTGCGCTTGTTCGTCGGGCTTGGCAATCCTGGCCTCCAGTACACCCAGACCCGCCACAACGCCGGGTTTCTTGCTGTGGACGCCCTCGCGAAACGTTGGCAATGCAGTTGGGTCGAAAAGAGCCGCTTCAAAGGCTATCTGGCCGAGGGGGCCGGCCCTGGGGGCCGGGCCATTCTGCTCAAGCCGACCACCTACATGAACCACTCCGGCCAATCGGTGCGCGCGGTGGCCGATTACTTTCGGCTGCCGCCGCAACAGCTGCTGGTGCTCTACGACGAGGTCGCCCTGCCCCTGGGCAAAATCCGCCTGCGCCCCGAAGGGTCCGCCGCCGGTCACAACGGCATCAAATCGCTTATCGAACATCTGGGCACCAACCAGTTTGCCCGGCTGCGCATCGGCATCGGCCGGGAGCCGCCTCCGCCGGTGCTCACCAACTACGTGCTGGGCAAATTCGCTCCCGAGGAGCAGGAGCAGTTGCCTGCCATCCTTGACGGCTGCGTGGAGGCAGTGGAGGCGGTGCTCGCCAAGGGGCTGGAAAAGGCGATGAGCATTTATAATGCGAGGAGTTTTGGATCCCCCCCAGACCCTTAG
- a CDS encoding class I SAM-dependent methyltransferase: MQNQEPSIVFDQERAASYDKRFAKLAPLRDALHLLIRLVLSELPTDARILCVGVGTGLELIDLAQTFPRWQFTAVEPAAPMLDICRQRAEESGIAPRCTFHEGYLDSLPASPSFDAATCLLVSHFFAQQDERRNFFSQIASRLSPDGYLVSSDLASDMSTSAYQSLLEVWIRMLRYSEVPAEEVEKFCASYGRDVAVLPPIEVESIIESSGFDAPVLFFQTLLIHAWYAKRTPLS, encoded by the coding sequence ATGCAAAATCAAGAGCCATCTATTGTTTTTGACCAGGAACGCGCTGCTTCCTACGACAAAAGGTTCGCTAAGTTGGCCCCGCTGCGCGACGCACTTCATTTGCTTATCCGCCTGGTATTGTCCGAACTTCCTACCGATGCACGGATTCTCTGTGTCGGCGTGGGAACCGGCTTGGAATTGATTGACCTCGCCCAAACATTTCCACGGTGGCAGTTTACTGCGGTAGAGCCCGCGGCACCGATGCTTGACATCTGTCGCCAGCGCGCCGAGGAAAGTGGCATCGCGCCACGTTGCACTTTTCACGAAGGTTATCTTGATTCACTGCCTGCATCGCCCTCTTTCGATGCGGCAACTTGCCTTCTAGTTTCTCACTTCTTTGCGCAGCAAGATGAGCGGCGCAACTTTTTTAGTCAAATTGCTTCACGACTTTCCCCTGATGGATATTTGGTCAGTTCTGATCTAGCTTCCGATATGTCCACTTCAGCCTACCAAAGCCTTCTTGAGGTTTGGATACGCATGCTGAGGTATTCCGAAGTACCTGCTGAGGAGGTTGAAAAATTTTGTGCTTCTTATGGTCGGGATGTTGCTGTACTACCGCCAATTGAAGTCGAATCAATCATTGAATCGAGTGGCTTTGATGCGCCTGTATTGTTCTTCCAGACCCTTCTCATTCACGCCTGGTATGCTAAGCGAACACCACTGAGCTAG